A window from Anser cygnoides isolate HZ-2024a breed goose chromosome 1, Taihu_goose_T2T_genome, whole genome shotgun sequence encodes these proteins:
- the LOC136791859 gene encoding uncharacterized protein produces the protein MVVAEAEDVVVAEANEMVVVEEEEVVAEDEEVVAEEEDVVAEEEDVVADEDEVAEEEEDAEEEVVAEDEEVVAEEEDVVAEEEDVVADEDEVAEEEEDAVAKEEEEEKREIKES, from the exons atggtggtggcggaggcagaggatgtggtggtggcagaggcaaaTGAGATGGTGGTTGTGGAg gaggaggaggtggtggcggaggacgaggaggtggtggcggaggaggaggacgtggtggcggaagaggaggacgtggtggcagaCGAGGAtgaggtggcggaggaggaggaggatgcg gaggaggaggtggtggcggaggacgaggaggtggtggcggaggaggaggacgtggtggcggaagaggaggacgtggtggcagaCGAGGAtgaggtggcggaggaggaggaggatgcggtggcgaaggaggaggaggaagagaagcgggagataaaggaatcatag